One region of Fusarium oxysporum f. sp. lycopersici 4287 chromosome 14, whole genome shotgun sequence genomic DNA includes:
- a CDS encoding insulysin: MMMLVADSLKKPSLNDRDYRVIRLNNEPEALRMHDFETDKASAALDINVGNFSDESDISGTAHAVEHFFLIGTEKFSIENEYSQCLSANSGSSNAYTGPTSMNYFFYISVKPNVWLESSERRFDSQYKAEGM; the protein is encoded by the exons ATGATGATGCTTGTTGCCGACTCTCTCAAGAAACCTTCGCTCAACGACCGAGATTATCGCGTCATTCGTCTTAACAATGAACCTGAAGCGCTCCGGATGCATGATTTCGAAACGGACAAGGCCAGCGCTGCGCTGGATATCAATGTGGGAAACTTCAGCGACGAGTCTGATATCTCCGGTACAGCCCATGCGGTGGAACAT TTTTTCTTAATAGGCACCGAGAAATTCTCAATTGAGAACGAATACAGCCAATGCCTCTCCGCCAATTCCGGAAGCTCCAATGCTTACACAGGGCCGACCTCGATGAACTACTTTTTCTACATTTCTGTCAAGCCGAACGTGTGGCTTGAATCGAGTGAAAGGAGGTTCGACAGTCAGTACAAAGCGGAAGGTATGTAG